The DNA segment ccccgtgctctttctctctgaaaaataaataaacatttaaaaaatataaagttactGAATCaactatatgtaaaaaaaattatctttcctttatttcctttctaatgCCCTCTTTTGTGTAGATTTCAGTTTCTGATCTTCATCAATTCTTTCTGTAGACACTTTTTTAAcattatactttaaatatttttttaaagggaggtcTATTGGTGACAAATACTCTTGTTGTTTTACTAGTTTCAGAAAATCttcatttctccctcacttttgaagaataattttccttgatatagaattctaggttggtgatTTATTTCACTCCTTTCTCTCGTTGTTTGCATTGCTTATAGAAGTCTGCTATGAATCTTATACTTCTTTCTTCCTAGGTAAGATGTCGTttttctgtctgtgtgtgtgtttcaatatttctctttaattttttgtagttTAAGCATGAAATGCGTAGGTAAAGGGTTTTTGTTATTCTCTGAGTCTTTGATCTCTGGTTTGGTGCCTGCCACTTTAGGAAAATTCTTAGCCATTTTCACCTCTTACAtgattttccctcctttttatttttcttcttgcatttccAACATGCATATATTATGCCTTTTGTACTTGCCCTATGGTACCTagatttttcaggtttttttttttcatattttttctctatGCATTTCAACTTAGAAAGTTTCTGTTAAGGTGTCTTCAAGCTCAGTGATTCTTTGCTCTGTCCAGTTCATAAGATCATGAAAAGcagtcttcatttctgttacagtgatTTTGATTTTTAGCATTTACTTTGATTCTTAGTTTCCATCTAACTGTTTACATTACCCATTTGATGTTGCATACTGTCCACTTTTTCCATTAGTTCTCTTCACACATTAATcatactcatttttaatttccaaccTGATAAACTCAAAATGTCTGCCACTTCTGAATTTGGTTCTGTTACCTGATTTGGCTCAGACTATGGTTTTACTTACCTTTTAGTATTCCTTGTAATTTTTGTTACTTGCTAGACATATTGTATTTGGATAAGAACTACAGCAAATAGGTTTTTAGTGTGAAGTTGTATGTTTATCTAgctatgggtctgtttttattGTCTGGCGTAACTATAGGTGTCAGAGCTTTAATTTCCTCTGGTgtccttgatttttttgtttgtttcctgtgttttcttttgatttttggaTTAagcttctccagagaaaaagaacacatgagagagaaagaaaaggacagcagagacagagaaacagagacagaaaccGAGAGAAAGAGATGTTTAGGGAATGTATTTCGGAGACTTGGGTTTATTTGCTCATGTAGTTGTGAGGACTGGCAAATCCAAAATCTCCAGGGCATGCCTGTAGGCTGGAAATTCCAGCAGGAACTGATGTTGTAACCTTGATTCCAAAGGCTTTGACTCTGTGTCAGctctggaaattattttctttctccatccaattttgttattgttgctatttgctgttttttaaaaatatgtattttaaaattttagtcgAAATATAGTTGACctacaatattagtttcatgtgtacaacataacGATTTGATaatcaaataattacaaaatgttcACTGTGGTAAATGTAGTTACTGTCactatataaaattattacaaagttATTGATTGTATTACCCATTCTGCCCTTTTCATCAACATGACTTATTTGTAAATATCAACTTCCTATATCCCTTCAGCTCTCCCAGAGTTAAGCTCTACTGACTTTCAGAGACAGACATTATGATGGTCATTTTCCCCTTGCCCGTCTCCAGGGCAAGGGGtatccaatgtggggcctgatcccTCACTCCTCAGGGAGGATCTTTGTGCCTATGGTATTCCTCCCAGTTGTGGTTTGGTTGTACCAGTGGTTTGGTTCttgattctgtctctgcccctcctacccttcTTAGTGTGGCTTTCTATCCCTTGTTGTGGAAGAGTTGTTCTGCTTGTCTTCAGAGGCATTTTAGGTGTGTACATGGGAGGAAATGAACTCAGAATCTTCCTACTCTGCTATCATCCTTTGTTTAGGACTTTTCTGGACTAATTCTATACTGTCTGTATTCTTTGTTGTATGTATTGGCTGGCCTCTACTTAACTTCGTGGAAGGGAGATATACTTATACACTTTCAACTAATGGGTTTCTAGGACTTTGCTGAGTGgctctgtgtgtgggtgtgggttgTGTTGGGGTACAAGTTCACTGCTTTAGCCAATAGTTTAAGACTGTGTCATAACTTTCACTTACTGCTTTTGTTAAGCCTCAAGGTCAAGCAGAGGTTAAAGTACATTTTCATGTCTCTTCTGGGCATGTGCACAATTCTAAACATGAACATGACCTCCTAGATTTCCAGAAATATGATGGAAagtttttcaaagcattttagttcccttctcctcccttatCCCTTTGTGGAGCATGCACTAAACCAAAGACTCGTTATATTAATGATTCTATTTGAATCCACAGCCTCTGataattttttctaagttttaaaaaaaaatattttaaacttctttccTATTAATATAATATGTGATGTCTCTATTTTCTAATAATGGTACAGATAGCTATGTGCTTAAATTCCAATGCTTCTAGAAttgaattattaattaataaatagaatataattatatatcaattatcaatacattttatttattgaatatcctTATTCATTTTACATTCTTGAGCTTATTGTTTTTAATCATAACGGTAAGCTTCCTTTTAATCTACTTAAATGTAGCTTTATgtattgatttaaatttttattagctttagtagaaagttttgttttaaataacgACAATTTAAACAATTTCCTAATACTTCACCAATGTAGCTATAGGCatcttgttttattataaaattaagtttttaagtgTCATGCACAATGCCCAAGGAAAAAGTAATGAATGTATTTGAGTATTATCCCTgattaaatttgtatattttattagattAGAAGCAAAGCTTTGCCAGTGGGTGTATATCATTCCATGGGAACATGGAATGGCCCTCATTTCGTGGAAAAGCTAGTTTTGTGTTGaagttgcatattttttctttaaatctctcttttcctgtatcttttgaaaattttcagcaATTGTGAGTCACTGGATAAAATGTTTAGCATATAAGAAATTAaacacaattacatttttttaaacccttcATATTATTTCATGTTATCTGGGTCTCTTGTTAAGTAACTcagcattctttaaaaagaaagtttctcaTATGGAACAATTTATGTCATGAACCTCTTATATATAGTGGAAAACTGACAATTTTCaaattcttgtgtttttatttataaaatcaagcttaaaaataggtttaataagtaatctaaaataaaacattggcgTACTGATTCTGCAATATATTGATAGGTATTATGATTAATAAAATCATGATAGATCATCAAATCCATTTTAGAAATGTTGGATTAATAATGTTCAGGTTTACTTATGGCAGAAATTCTCAGTGCAtttgcaaagtttaaaaaaatacattattttggttttattaaccTGCCAATTTTCATCTtgacaaaaaaatacatcatcaaatatttttattagtgttCTAGAATATTGCTAATTACTAGAAGACTTAAGatatccatttttaatgttttcccagCCAATTCACAGAAACTACTTAAATCCACAATggtaaaacatattaaaaagtaaGTCAGTGAAGTATAACAAAGAATGCAAGGCTACATACTGAATACTGCCAGTTTCCCATTTTACCCCACCACTCTGTCTAGGGCAGAAAATGGCTTTCTTTACCCTGGGCcaccatattaaaatattttcaacaatgaTTTAACTGCACTGAGTTTTTTCAAGGCTTTTAGTAGTATTTTAAGGTTATCAAGTTATGTTCCTGGGCCTTATATACACTTAGGCTATGACCACCTCTGCAGTCTCATCTTGtgaacatctttttcatttttgtttgttttttattccatACTCCTCTAATAACCTATACATTATAGAAGACTAGCCACCTTATAGCTCCTCTAGGTCGACTTCTGCTGAGTCAAAGTGGGAACTAGTCTTGAACTGGTTTtgtccaatttattttctttgtaaagcaCTGAGTAGTGAGAACTTTAATTGTAATTGGATCAACTGTTGTCTTTCATATAGtgtgaaaaatgtttaattgtcAAAACACATGTATATGGCTGTGTATATACTACCTATGTAATGCGGTGACTCTTTACTTGGAAATGTAAAACCCAAGGCAACAAGAATAAAAAGGTGGGGTCGGGGGAAGTGAGGCAAGGTTTTCTtctaattacttattttttgaagatttattattattattattgttattattattatttctaaattatttacttAAGTCATTCTAAATTATTAAGTCATCTCTTGTCAAATCAAAGTGTTAGAAGACCAGACTACACATCATGATTTGATGCAGCTAAAGAAATGAGCTTAAAATCACTTATGTTTTACTGGTCCATGTATAGAATAACGGTCCAAATTGGTGCTGTGGTCCACAGTGTCAGAGTAGtggttttctttattcatatcATCATGGGTTGAAAGTGTCTTTGCATGAAGGCTACGGAGTAGAGCATGGTAGCCATCTTTCCAGAGAAAGAGCTTGGACCTGATGCAGAGATGAGGGTAGGTAGAGAATATGGGTTCTTGTGCTCTCCCTGGTATGACTTCAGGAAAGCAGTTAGCATATTGACTCCAACTCCAGGGAGCTTGATGAAGTAGATGAGGACCTTCCTTGCGGATAGGTGGCCCCAGTTGTGACTGGAACCCACAGAGTAGTCCAGAAATCTGGTATTCAGCCGCCACCTCCATTATGACCTGAAGCTATCATTAGCTCTCAATTTATGCAATTATTCTagagattagaaataaaatatgtattcccGATTGAAAGAAGAATTATCAAATTTAAAACTGTTATGGCAGTAAACAAGTTATATTCCTTAGAAAATCAGTGCAATGAAACAGATATTCAGTCAACTTGTtcagaattcaaataaaatcatagaaaCTAGATATGATGAGAGAAACATTGAGAGAGAAGTAGACAATAAAATCCAGTCTGCATAAAATGGCAATGTCatgaaacaaaactgataaaatattgAATGCAAAGACTACCATGTTAATGTGAAAGAAGAGCACAgttgacaaatttatttttttcattaaaaaattaatttataggggtgcctgggtggctcgattggttaagggttggactcttgatttcagctcaggtcatgatctcacagtttgtgagtttgagccctacgtctgGCTCTACGCtgatagagcagagcctgcttgggttctctctctttccccctctctctctacctcctctctctctacccctccaccagtcatgctgtctttttctctctcaaaagtaaataaacttcaaaaattaatttatgaatCTTCAAAAGCATCAAGCAAAATTAATTATCACACTGGCTACTTTTGCAAATTACAgagagttttttttcctttttttttttaaatccagaaagTTACATAAAGATTTATCAGTTACTAGGTTCAGCCTTCTTCCAATATTTTGAAGACACAAGTCAAGATGAATCTGATATTTACCAAACACTTGATCTGATAAAAACATAATGCCACTAATGGAAGAGAAGTTTCCTCTGTTGACTGAGTAGATGGAGGTGGACTGAAGgggtaaaaacattttttagagcAAATTTTTGCCTCATGAAACTGAGAATACATGAAACAATGATGATAACAATTTTGATTAACCAGAGATGTtacaaattgaaatttaaataaatacttaaggtTCTCCAAGGCAATCACTCATCTTCTTGAGGCCAGCAGTGGGTACTAAAACTCCTTACTATACCCCATTCCCTACTCTTATGATAGATTATACACTTAAGTGCTTGGCATTCTTTACAATATTGCTTAAAGAGaaacctccctctcctttctctcccttcccctatattcatctgttttgtttcttaaatcccacaatgactgaaatcatatggtatttgtatttctctgactgg comes from the Prionailurus bengalensis isolate Pbe53 chromosome A1, Fcat_Pben_1.1_paternal_pri, whole genome shotgun sequence genome and includes:
- the LOC122480083 gene encoding cytochrome c oxidase subunit 6A1, mitochondrial-like, encoding MEVAAEYQISGLLCGFQSQLGPPIRKEGPHLLHQAPWSWSQYANCFPEVIPGRAQEPIFSTYPHLCIRSKLFLWKDGYHALLRSLHAKTLSTHDDMNKENHYSDTVDHSTNLDRYSIHGPVKHK